Proteins from one Xenorhabdus griffiniae genomic window:
- the truA gene encoding tRNA pseudouridine(38-40) synthase TruA produces MSDTELSQSVPEAKKVKIALGIEYDGSRYYGWQRQQEVKSVQECLEKALSKVANEPISVFCAGRTDAGVHATGQVVHFETSSQRKDAAWTMGVNTHLPADIAVRWVKTVDDEFHARFSATARRYRYVIFNHRYRPAVLAHGVTRFHYPLDEKKMHEAAQSLLGENDFTSFRAVQCQSNSPWRNMMHINVSRHGHYIVVDIKANAFVHHMVRNIVGSLLEIGCGNQDIGWMAELLALKDRTKAAATAKAEGLYLVAVDYPERFGLPEPVMGPLFLANHLI; encoded by the coding sequence ATGTCTGATACAGAGCTGAGTCAGTCTGTGCCAGAGGCAAAAAAAGTAAAAATTGCACTGGGGATTGAATATGACGGCAGTCGATATTATGGTTGGCAGCGTCAGCAAGAAGTGAAAAGCGTACAGGAATGCCTGGAAAAAGCCCTGTCGAAAGTTGCGAATGAGCCGATTTCAGTTTTTTGTGCAGGTAGAACGGATGCAGGGGTACACGCGACCGGCCAGGTCGTGCATTTTGAAACCTCGTCCCAACGTAAAGATGCCGCATGGACAATGGGGGTAAATACCCATTTACCTGCGGATATTGCAGTACGTTGGGTTAAAACGGTGGATGATGAATTCCATGCCCGTTTCAGTGCAACTGCTCGCCGTTATCGCTATGTGATTTTTAACCATCGTTATCGTCCAGCGGTATTGGCGCACGGTGTCACGCGTTTTCATTATCCATTGGATGAGAAAAAAATGCATGAAGCGGCACAGAGCTTGTTGGGAGAAAATGACTTTACTTCTTTCCGGGCAGTACAGTGCCAATCCAATTCACCGTGGCGCAATATGATGCATATTAACGTTAGTCGGCATGGGCACTATATTGTCGTGGACATTAAGGCGAATGCGTTCGTGCATCACATGGTACGCAATATCGTTGGCAGCCTGCTGGAGATTGGTTGCGGTAACCAGGATATTGGTTGGATGGCTGAATTATTGGCGCTGAAAGACAGGACAAAAGCGGCAGCCACTGCTAAGGCTGAAGGCTTATATTTAGTTGCTGTGGATTATCCTGAGCGTTTTGGTTTACCTGAACCTGTCATGGGGCCACTATTTCTGGCAAATCATTTAATCTGA
- a CDS encoding DedA family protein, with protein MEFLTHFVDFAKFIVDFILHIDAHLAELVASYGDWVYGILFLIIFCETGLVVTPFLPGDSLLFVAGALSALDSNDLNVHVMVALMITAAIIGDAINYTIGRIFGEKLFTNPNSKIFRRSYLDKTHEFYEKHGGKAIILARFVPIVRTFAPFVAGMGKMSYRHFAAYNVIGAFIWVLLFTYAGYLFGDMPVIQQNLKLLIVAIIFISILPGIIEIWRHRRAASKKAASSAVDR; from the coding sequence ATGGAGTTTTTAACTCATTTTGTTGATTTTGCGAAATTCATTGTCGATTTTATTTTACACATTGATGCTCATTTAGCTGAATTAGTTGCCAGTTATGGTGATTGGGTTTATGGCATCCTATTTCTGATTATATTTTGTGAAACAGGTCTGGTGGTCACGCCATTTTTGCCAGGGGATTCCTTGCTGTTTGTGGCTGGCGCACTATCTGCATTAGATTCTAATGATCTGAATGTGCACGTCATGGTCGCTTTGATGATTACAGCCGCGATTATTGGTGATGCTATCAACTATACCATTGGCAGAATTTTTGGTGAGAAATTATTTACCAATCCCAATTCAAAGATTTTTCGCCGCAGTTATTTAGATAAAACCCATGAGTTTTATGAAAAACATGGTGGAAAAGCCATAATTTTGGCTCGGTTTGTGCCAATTGTGAGAACGTTTGCACCGTTTGTTGCAGGAATGGGGAAAATGTCTTACCGCCACTTTGCTGCTTATAATGTCATCGGTGCATTTATCTGGGTGCTATTATTCACTTATGCCGGTTATTTATTTGGTGATATGCCAGTTATACAGCAAAATCTGAAATTATTGATTGTTGCTATTATTTTTATCTCTATTTTGCCTGGCATCATAGAAATTTGGCGCCATCGTCGTGCTGCATCGAAAAAAGCAGCAAGCAGTGCAGTAGATAGATAA
- a CDS encoding TIGR01777 family oxidoreductase, with the protein MRILITGGTGLIGHRLTCQLISLSHSITILSRSPQKVYSLFSDRVACWTTLNDQYDLNDFDAVINLAGEPIINKRWTLKQKEKLCQSRWQITEQLSKLIKASESPPSVFISGSAVGYYGDQKQAVVTENDLPHNEFAHQLCERWEQLALQAQSDKTRVCLLRTGVVLAPEGGALQKMLPLFRLGLGGAIGNGKQYMPWIHIDDMVNGIYYLLVSPELQGPFNMTSPYPVHNELFSATLATVLHRPAFIRIPACVLKAMMGEAAELVLGGQQAIPKRLEEAGFGFRYFQLEEALQDVIEEKNNT; encoded by the coding sequence ATGCGTATCTTAATTACGGGGGGAACAGGGTTAATTGGTCATCGCTTGACCTGCCAATTAATTTCGCTCTCCCATTCCATCACCATTTTGAGTCGTTCACCACAAAAGGTGTATTCTCTGTTTTCTGATCGCGTTGCCTGTTGGACAACATTGAATGACCAATACGATCTTAACGACTTTGATGCTGTTATCAATCTTGCTGGCGAGCCTATTATCAATAAACGATGGACATTGAAACAAAAAGAGAAACTGTGTCAAAGCCGCTGGCAGATCACTGAACAGTTGAGCAAGCTAATCAAGGCCAGTGAATCTCCGCCATCTGTCTTTATTTCCGGTTCGGCCGTTGGCTATTATGGTGATCAGAAACAAGCAGTCGTTACCGAAAACGATCTTCCTCACAATGAATTTGCCCATCAGCTTTGTGAACGTTGGGAGCAACTTGCCCTACAAGCTCAAAGTGACAAAACTCGCGTATGCCTGTTACGTACGGGCGTTGTCTTGGCTCCCGAAGGCGGAGCGTTACAAAAAATGCTGCCACTGTTTCGATTAGGTTTAGGGGGAGCTATCGGCAATGGCAAGCAGTATATGCCGTGGATACACATTGACGATATGGTCAATGGTATTTATTACCTGCTGGTATCACCTGAATTACAGGGCCCTTTCAATATGACATCGCCTTACCCTGTTCATAATGAGCTGTTTAGTGCCACACTCGCGACTGTGTTACATCGCCCTGCTTTTATACGTATTCCTGCATGTGTGTTAAAAGCAATGATGGGAGAAGCCGCAGAGTTAGTCCTGGGTGGTCAACAAGCTATTCCGAAAAGACTGGAAGAAGCCGGATTTGGTTTCCGTTATTTTCAACTGGAAGAAGCCTTGCAAGATGTCATAGAGGAAAAAAACAATACTTAA
- the folC gene encoding bifunctional tetrahydrofolate synthase/dihydrofolate synthase: MSDISQIPQATSPLMTWLSYLGNLHTKAIDMGLARVGKLGRQLGLLTPAPKVITVSGTNGKGTTCHTLESIFLAAGLKVGVYSSPHLVRYTERVRIQGKEPTEQDFCRVFAAIEAQRGDISLTYFEYGTLAALQLFKEADLDVVILEVGLGGRLDATNIVDADIAAITSIALDHTDWLGADREHIGREKAGIFRRGHFAVVGEPDMPHSIAEVANELGAKLFRRGVDWHFSQRGDSWNWRSDKQQFNELPLPNLPLANAATAMGVIHCLLQQDDKVSRAIDEQAIRVGLRNAQLPGRFQIIRENPLVILDVAHNPHAASYLVQKLAELPRSPDSKIRGVVGMLGDKDIAGTLACLSQQIDEWYCASLHELRGAEADELSGHLVQARTFPEVKTAWQQAEKDASVQDIIVVCGSFHTVAHVMEALEEGKESGQ; the protein is encoded by the coding sequence ATGTCTGATATTTCACAAATTCCTCAAGCCACGTCGCCACTGATGACGTGGCTTTCCTATCTGGGAAACCTGCATACCAAAGCCATTGATATGGGGCTTGCACGTGTGGGTAAGCTGGGGCGTCAGTTAGGCTTATTGACTCCGGCTCCAAAAGTTATCACGGTATCAGGTACTAATGGCAAGGGAACCACTTGCCATACCCTGGAATCCATTTTTCTGGCCGCAGGGCTTAAAGTCGGCGTGTACAGTTCCCCGCATTTAGTCCGCTACACCGAAAGGGTGCGTATTCAGGGCAAGGAACCCACGGAACAAGATTTCTGCCGTGTATTTGCAGCGATTGAAGCCCAGCGTGGTGACATCTCATTAACCTATTTTGAATATGGGACGTTGGCCGCATTACAGCTTTTCAAAGAAGCGGATCTTGATGTCGTGATTTTGGAAGTTGGGCTGGGTGGACGTTTGGATGCCACTAATATCGTTGATGCCGATATTGCCGCAATCACCAGTATTGCACTGGATCATACGGATTGGTTGGGTGCAGATCGCGAACACATTGGCCGTGAAAAAGCGGGCATTTTCCGCCGTGGGCATTTTGCCGTAGTGGGTGAACCTGATATGCCTCATTCAATTGCTGAAGTTGCGAATGAATTAGGCGCTAAGCTCTTTCGTCGTGGCGTTGACTGGCATTTCTCACAGCGTGGAGATAGCTGGAACTGGCGAAGCGATAAGCAACAATTCAACGAGTTACCTTTACCTAATTTGCCGTTAGCAAATGCTGCAACTGCAATGGGGGTGATCCACTGCTTGTTGCAGCAGGATGACAAAGTCAGCCGGGCCATTGATGAACAAGCAATCCGTGTAGGGCTAAGAAATGCGCAATTACCGGGGCGTTTCCAAATCATCAGGGAAAATCCACTGGTTATTTTGGATGTGGCTCATAATCCACATGCTGCGAGCTATCTGGTGCAAAAACTGGCAGAATTGCCTCGTTCACCAGACAGCAAGATCCGTGGCGTGGTTGGCATGTTGGGAGATAAGGATATAGCGGGTACACTTGCTTGTCTTTCTCAACAAATTGATGAGTGGTATTGCGCATCGTTGCATGAACTGAGGGGAGCAGAAGCTGACGAATTGTCTGGGCATCTTGTACAGGCGCGGACATTCCCCGAAGTAAAAACAGCCTGGCAGCAGGCAGAAAAAGATGCGTCGGTGCAAGATATTATCGTGGTTTGTGGCTCTTTCCACACTGTCGCACATGTCATGGAAGCACTGGAGGAGGGCAAGGAAAGTGGCCAGTAA
- a CDS encoding aspartate-semialdehyde dehydrogenase, translating to MSEGWNIALLGATGAVGEAILALLQERQFPVGELHLLASEQSVGKIQRFNGKNITVRDAAEFDWSQVQLAFFAATMETTAQYIEKATESGCLVIDSSGLFAAEPDVPLVVPGVNPYALAEYRNRNIIAVADSSTSQVLTAIKPLIDTAGIARLHLTNILPVSVYGKAAIDELAGQSARLLNGIPPDEGRFSKQLAFNLLPLLPDAEGVVREERRIVDQIRKVLQDEGLPVSVSCVQSSVFYGIAQMVNLETLRPVGIEEARSEFERLDDIHVSEEGDYPTQVTDASGSDSLSIGCLRNDYGMPEMLQFWSVADNIRFGGALMAVEIAEKLMQEQFY from the coding sequence ATGTCAGAAGGTTGGAATATTGCGCTTTTGGGTGCAACGGGCGCAGTAGGTGAAGCGATATTGGCGTTATTACAGGAACGTCAATTTCCGGTTGGTGAACTGCATCTTCTTGCCAGTGAACAAAGTGTTGGAAAGATCCAGCGTTTTAACGGAAAAAATATCACGGTTCGTGATGCGGCAGAGTTTGACTGGTCACAGGTACAACTTGCTTTTTTTGCTGCGACGATGGAAACAACGGCACAATATATTGAAAAAGCAACAGAATCTGGTTGTCTGGTGATCGATAGCAGCGGCTTGTTTGCCGCAGAGCCAGATGTGCCTCTGGTTGTTCCTGGCGTTAACCCTTATGCATTGGCAGAATATCGTAACCGTAACATCATTGCAGTGGCAGATAGCTCAACTAGCCAGGTTCTGACTGCCATCAAGCCATTAATCGATACGGCTGGCATTGCCCGTTTACATTTGACCAATATCTTGCCAGTTTCTGTTTATGGCAAAGCCGCTATTGATGAACTGGCAGGGCAGAGTGCTCGTTTATTAAATGGCATTCCACCGGATGAAGGTCGTTTCAGCAAACAATTGGCTTTCAATTTGCTGCCTTTGTTGCCTGATGCTGAAGGTGTAGTGCGCGAAGAGCGCCGGATTGTCGATCAAATTCGCAAAGTATTACAGGATGAAGGATTGCCGGTTTCGGTAAGTTGTGTCCAATCTTCTGTTTTCTATGGCATTGCCCAAATGGTGAATTTGGAAACGTTGCGTCCGGTTGGCATAGAAGAAGCCCGTAGTGAATTTGAACGCCTTGACGATATTCACGTTTCAGAAGAGGGTGATTACCCGACTCAGGTAACGGATGCTTCGGGCAGTGATAGTTTGAGCATAGGTTGTCTGCGTAACGATTACGGAATGCCTGAGATGCTGCAATTCTGGTCAGTTGCCGATAATATCCGTTTCGGGGGTGCTTTGATGGCGGTTGAAATCGCTGAAAAGCTGATGCAGGAGCAATTTTACTGA
- the dedD gene encoding cell division protein DedD, with protein MASKFQNRLVGTIVLVALGVIVLPMIFDGDKKYNENQFAAIPLVPKPGDEEDIDSIPPLTQNMPSTPPEGAAQAMQSQEQEPDIEMLSWPSPAEPITAPPVTVTPEPKKVEPSPQQKAVTKPKPEPTEQAPQAAAYVVQLGALKNADKVDEIVARLRLSGHQVYTVPSSPVQGQLTRIYVGPNASRQVLESILPELKELTGLQGQIKNYKP; from the coding sequence GTGGCCAGTAAATTCCAAAATCGCTTGGTTGGTACGATTGTTCTTGTTGCATTGGGCGTCATTGTCCTGCCTATGATTTTTGATGGCGATAAGAAATACAATGAAAATCAATTTGCGGCGATCCCTTTGGTGCCAAAACCTGGTGATGAAGAAGATATTGACTCGATCCCACCATTGACACAAAACATGCCGTCTACACCGCCTGAAGGTGCTGCACAAGCAATGCAATCACAGGAGCAAGAGCCAGATATCGAGATGCTGTCTTGGCCATCGCCTGCAGAGCCAATAACAGCACCTCCTGTTACTGTCACGCCAGAGCCTAAAAAAGTGGAGCCATCTCCTCAACAAAAAGCGGTAACGAAACCTAAACCGGAGCCAACAGAGCAAGCCCCCCAGGCAGCGGCATATGTTGTTCAGCTTGGCGCATTAAAAAACGCGGATAAAGTTGACGAGATAGTGGCAAGGTTGCGTCTTTCTGGGCACCAGGTATATACAGTGCCTTCTTCTCCGGTACAGGGGCAGTTAACCCGAATTTATGTAGGACCGAATGCATCAAGGCAGGTACTGGAATCTATTTTGCCCGAATTAAAGGAACTTACGGGATTACAAGGGCAGATCAAAAATTATAAGCCATAA
- the purF gene encoding amidophosphoribosyltransferase has translation MCGIVGIVGFTPVNQSIYDALTVLQHRGQDAAGIATIDGNNEFRLRKANGLVKDVFETRHMLRLQGTIGIGHVRYPTAGSSSASEAQPFYVNSPFGITLAHNGNLTNAHELKKMLFENARRHVNTTSDSEILLNIFANELAQFPHFPLEPDDIFAAVAKMHKKIRGAYACVAMIIGHGVVAFRDPHGIRPLVLGKKTREDGRNEYMVASESVALDTLGFEFLRDVASGEAIYITESGQLFTRQCAENPSLTPCLFEFVYFARPDSFIDKVSVYNARLRMGRKLGEKIAREWEDLHIDVVIPVPETSCDIALEIAHILDKPYRQGFVKNRYVGRTFIMPGQQERRKSVRRKLNANRAEFRGKNVLLVDDSIVRGTTSEQIVELAREAGAKKVYFASAAPEVRFPNVYGIDMPNANELIAHGREVDEIRQIIGADALIYQNLHDLIQAVREENPDIETFECSVFDGIYVTKDIDQCYLDYLENLRKDDAMKVRGQSEIEDLEIYNEG, from the coding sequence ATGTGCGGTATTGTCGGTATCGTCGGTTTTACACCGGTTAACCAGTCGATTTATGATGCATTGACGGTGCTTCAGCACCGTGGACAAGATGCAGCAGGTATTGCAACTATTGATGGTAACAATGAGTTTCGTTTACGTAAGGCGAATGGTTTAGTTAAGGATGTGTTTGAAACACGGCACATGCTACGTTTACAGGGAACCATCGGCATTGGACATGTCCGTTATCCTACGGCGGGCAGTTCCAGTGCATCTGAAGCGCAGCCCTTTTATGTGAATTCTCCTTTTGGTATCACGTTGGCACATAACGGCAATCTGACAAACGCACATGAATTGAAAAAAATGCTGTTTGAAAATGCCCGCCGTCATGTCAACACAACCTCAGACTCTGAAATTCTACTGAATATTTTTGCCAATGAATTAGCCCAATTTCCCCATTTCCCTTTAGAGCCTGATGATATTTTCGCGGCAGTCGCAAAAATGCACAAAAAAATTCGTGGCGCTTATGCGTGTGTTGCCATGATTATTGGACATGGAGTGGTGGCTTTTCGTGATCCACATGGCATTCGTCCTCTGGTGCTGGGAAAGAAAACACGGGAAGATGGCCGCAATGAATACATGGTGGCGTCGGAAAGTGTGGCGCTGGATACATTGGGTTTTGAGTTCCTGCGTGATGTGGCTTCTGGGGAAGCGATTTATATCACTGAAAGCGGGCAACTGTTTACTCGCCAGTGTGCAGAAAATCCGTCATTAACACCGTGTTTGTTCGAATTTGTCTATTTTGCTCGCCCGGATTCCTTTATTGACAAGGTTTCGGTCTATAACGCTCGGTTGCGGATGGGGCGGAAATTGGGGGAAAAAATTGCCCGTGAATGGGAAGACTTACATATTGATGTCGTTATTCCCGTACCGGAAACCTCTTGTGATATCGCACTGGAAATCGCCCATATTCTGGATAAACCCTATCGTCAGGGATTTGTCAAAAACCGTTATGTCGGGCGTACCTTTATCATGCCTGGTCAGCAAGAGCGACGTAAGTCTGTTCGTCGTAAACTGAATGCTAATCGCGCTGAATTCAGGGGTAAAAATGTTTTGCTGGTGGATGATTCCATCGTGCGTGGAACCACGTCTGAGCAGATTGTTGAACTGGCGCGCGAAGCGGGTGCCAAGAAAGTCTATTTTGCTTCGGCGGCACCGGAAGTTCGCTTCCCGAATGTTTATGGTATTGATATGCCGAATGCCAATGAACTGATAGCTCACGGTCGGGAAGTGGATGAAATTCGTCAGATCATTGGTGCTGATGCCCTGATATACCAAAACCTCCACGATCTTATCCAGGCTGTCCGGGAAGAAAATCCTGATATTGAGACATTCGAGTGCTCTGTATTTGATGGTATTTATGTCACGAAAGACATTGACCAGTGTTACCTCGACTACCTGGAAAATCTACGCAAAGACGATGCAATGAAAGTGCGTGGACAGAGCGAAATAGAGGATCTGGAAATATATAATGAAGGATAA
- the pdxB gene encoding 4-phosphoerythronate dehydrogenase PdxB yields MKILVDENMPYAEQLFQQLGEVQAIPGRPVPEGILEHADAFMVRSVTKVNESLLQGSSVKFVGTATAGMDHIDQQWLSQAGIGFSAAPGCNAIAVVEYVFSALMLLAERDQFQLKDKTVGIVGVGNVGGRLADRLTALGVKTLLCDPPRADRGDEGAFWPLEKLVQEADILTFHTPLNHSGPYQTYHLADAALLSALPDNCILINASRGEVVDNQALLSALQNGKRLRTVLDVWEVEPNLSLPLLALVDIATPHIAGYTLEGKARGTTQVFEAYCEFLGQPRKTELADLLPTPDFSQVTVRGEVTQSLLKRLMHLVYDVRRDDAPLRQVADQEGAFDRLRKYYPDRREWSSLTVHCDSEESAQLLSRLGFNAKVI; encoded by the coding sequence GTGAAAATCTTAGTTGATGAAAATATGCCTTATGCTGAACAACTCTTCCAGCAATTAGGTGAAGTGCAGGCAATTCCAGGGCGCCCAGTGCCCGAGGGAATTTTGGAACATGCTGATGCCTTTATGGTTCGATCTGTCACTAAAGTCAATGAATCTTTGTTGCAGGGCAGTTCGGTGAAATTTGTCGGGACGGCCACGGCGGGAATGGATCATATTGATCAGCAATGGTTATCTCAGGCAGGGATTGGTTTTTCCGCCGCGCCTGGATGTAACGCGATTGCCGTGGTTGAGTATGTCTTCTCGGCATTGATGCTATTGGCTGAGCGCGATCAATTTCAGCTTAAAGACAAAACTGTCGGTATTGTCGGTGTTGGTAATGTTGGAGGACGTTTAGCTGATCGACTGACGGCCTTGGGCGTGAAGACCTTACTGTGCGATCCTCCCCGCGCAGATCGTGGTGATGAAGGGGCGTTTTGGCCTTTAGAAAAATTGGTGCAAGAAGCGGATATTCTAACTTTCCATACCCCTCTTAATCACTCTGGCCCATACCAGACGTATCATTTGGCTGATGCAGCATTACTCTCTGCATTACCGGACAACTGTATTTTGATTAATGCCAGCCGTGGTGAGGTGGTTGATAATCAAGCGTTACTTTCCGCGCTGCAAAATGGAAAAAGGTTACGCACAGTGCTTGATGTTTGGGAAGTAGAGCCTAACCTTTCTCTACCCCTGCTAGCGTTGGTTGATATTGCGACCCCACATATTGCCGGCTATACCCTGGAAGGCAAAGCACGGGGGACAACTCAGGTTTTTGAGGCTTATTGTGAATTCCTGGGGCAACCGCGCAAGACGGAATTGGCTGATCTGTTGCCAACACCCGATTTCAGTCAGGTCACCGTGCGAGGGGAGGTGACACAAAGTCTCCTCAAGCGTTTGATGCATTTAGTGTATGATGTGCGCCGTGATGATGCGCCCTTACGTCAGGTTGCGGATCAGGAGGGCGCTTTTGATCGATTACGCAAATACTATCCAGATCGTCGGGAATGGTCTTCACTGACCGTGCATTGTGACTCAGAAGAGAGTGCTCAATTACTGTCCAGACTTGGATTTAATGCAAAAGTGATTTAA
- a CDS encoding UbiX family flavin prenyltransferase, whose protein sequence is MKKLIVGLTGASGAIYGVRLLQVLRPIEDIETHLVISQSARQTLALETDYTLRDVQALADVVHDNRDIAASISSGSFKTLGMVILPCSIKTLSGIVHSYTDGLITRAADVVLKEKRKLVLGVRETPLHLGHLRLMTQAAEIGAVIMPPVPAFYHRPEHIQDIIDQTVNRVLDQFDIDLPEDLFNRWQGAKPIGYGI, encoded by the coding sequence ATGAAAAAATTGATTGTCGGGCTGACCGGCGCGAGTGGTGCGATTTATGGTGTCAGGTTGCTGCAAGTTTTGCGACCAATAGAAGACATTGAAACGCATTTAGTGATCAGTCAATCAGCCCGACAGACTTTGGCATTGGAGACGGACTATACGCTGCGAGATGTACAAGCTTTGGCAGATGTTGTACATGACAATCGTGATATTGCCGCATCCATTTCCTCTGGCTCTTTTAAGACATTGGGTATGGTGATTTTGCCTTGCTCCATAAAAACCTTATCAGGCATTGTGCATAGTTACACTGATGGCTTAATTACCCGTGCTGCGGATGTTGTTTTGAAAGAGAAGCGTAAGCTAGTGCTGGGAGTGAGGGAAACTCCCTTGCACTTGGGGCATTTGAGATTAATGACGCAGGCCGCGGAAATTGGGGCGGTGATCATGCCACCTGTTCCGGCATTTTATCATCGTCCTGAACATATTCAGGATATTATCGACCAAACGGTTAACCGTGTGCTTGATCAATTTGATATTGACTTGCCAGAAGATCTGTTTAACCGTTGGCAGGGCGCTAAGCCCATTGGATATGGCATTTAA
- the accD gene encoding acetyl-CoA carboxylase, carboxyltransferase subunit beta → MSWIEKILNKSKIIQTRKASIPEGVWTKCDSCSQVLYRAELERNLEVCPKCDHHMRISARKRLHSFLDEGTGTELGSELEPKDILKFRDIKKYKDRLVAAQKQTQEKDALIVMKGKLHDMPVVAGAFEFNFMGGSMGSVVGARFVRAVEQALEDNCPFICFASSGGARMQEALMSLMQMAKTSAALARMQHRGLPYICVLTNPTMGGVTASMGMLGDINIAEPKALIGFAGPRVIEQTVREKLPEGFQRSEFLLEKGAVDMIVRRPDMRDKVASLLAMLTHKPHPGTKAEPVEAIVVDSADVEADINISPNKEDV, encoded by the coding sequence ATGAGCTGGATTGAAAAGATTCTAAACAAAAGCAAAATCATACAAACTCGTAAGGCCAGTATACCCGAAGGAGTTTGGACAAAATGCGACAGTTGCAGTCAGGTACTTTATCGTGCTGAATTAGAGCGTAACCTTGAAGTGTGTCCAAAATGTGACCACCATATGCGTATTTCAGCCCGTAAGAGATTGCATTCATTTTTGGATGAAGGCACTGGCACAGAATTAGGCAGTGAGCTGGAGCCCAAAGATATCCTGAAATTCCGCGATATTAAAAAATATAAAGATCGCTTAGTGGCAGCCCAGAAGCAGACGCAAGAAAAAGATGCACTCATCGTTATGAAGGGTAAGCTGCATGATATGCCAGTTGTGGCGGGTGCCTTTGAATTCAATTTCATGGGTGGCTCAATGGGCTCTGTGGTTGGCGCTCGTTTTGTGCGCGCTGTCGAACAGGCTCTGGAAGATAACTGTCCATTTATCTGCTTTGCTTCCAGTGGCGGAGCTCGTATGCAGGAAGCGTTGATGTCACTGATGCAGATGGCAAAAACCAGTGCAGCGCTGGCAAGAATGCAACACCGTGGTTTGCCTTATATCTGTGTGTTGACCAACCCAACAATGGGTGGGGTAACGGCGAGTATGGGAATGCTGGGTGATATCAATATCGCTGAGCCTAAAGCATTGATTGGCTTTGCGGGGCCTCGTGTCATCGAGCAGACTGTGCGGGAAAAATTGCCGGAAGGTTTCCAACGTAGTGAGTTTCTGCTGGAGAAGGGGGCGGTTGATATGATCGTGCGTCGTCCAGATATGCGCGATAAAGTTGCCAGCTTGCTTGCTATGTTGACCCACAAACCTCATCCAGGCACAAAAGCAGAGCCAGTAGAAGCAATCGTTGTTGATTCTGCTGATGTCGAAGCGGATATAAACATCAGTCCTAATAAAGAAGATGTCTGA
- the cvpA gene encoding colicin V production protein, translating into MVWIDYTIIAIIGFSALVSLIRGFVREALSLITWGCAFFVASHFYTYLAAYFTRLEDELVRNGVAIAILFIATLIVGAVVNYVIGSLVQRTGLSGTDRVLGICFGALRGVLVVSAILFIADSFTPLPKSQDWQQSQLIPQFSQIIRWFFDYLQSASSFLPER; encoded by the coding sequence ATGGTCTGGATTGATTATACGATCATTGCCATCATTGGTTTCTCGGCACTGGTTAGCTTGATTCGTGGTTTTGTTCGCGAAGCGCTTTCCCTGATAACGTGGGGCTGTGCTTTCTTTGTTGCAAGCCACTTCTATACTTATTTGGCGGCTTATTTTACCCGCCTTGAGGATGAACTGGTGCGCAATGGGGTAGCGATTGCTATCTTATTCATTGCAACACTGATTGTTGGCGCAGTAGTAAACTATGTCATTGGTTCACTTGTTCAGCGAACGGGCCTGTCAGGCACTGATCGGGTTTTGGGGATCTGCTTTGGCGCCTTACGTGGTGTCTTGGTGGTGTCTGCCATTTTGTTTATTGCGGACTCTTTCACACCACTGCCCAAAAGTCAGGATTGGCAACAATCACAACTGATCCCACAGTTTAGTCAAATTATCAGGTGGTTTTTTGACTACTTACAAAGTGCGTCGAGTTTCTTGCCGGAGAGATAA